From a single Rhodococcus qingshengii JCM 15477 genomic region:
- a CDS encoding Hsp70 family protein: MSCSLGISTGSSGVYSALVDTDTSTNAPGAVPAETRFVSADQANSNVGDLVRASIKLMTTQVTDGSEAPRSIGVSYRTDDQLASIRSSLSRSPKQVRAIPEPAAVHAYLAETGKTERYDTTAQVDVGDQGLTVSVVDHTGEVLHSDRIDALAGAGIDRALVDFVTEKAPGHLRRYTDAELLAARCHVAKEQLSTSTKVTIDLPIDAMAITRDEFEAIIAPDIERAVTFIREVVKGSPRPVGAVVLIGGGAHIPAVRSAVAAAVDVPMVEIVEPETAATKGAALLADSITAIRFPLLGSGSDQRSGSTAKVSGALIGALVVGGLVLGYGAKELVPTDDTAVSPVGTGSTTTTVSPEATPSTGSTIIPSHDPLPSVAGSTYPRYGYPTTPFDSQPYDTHSYTTHQYTLPPAPIPDTSTTTTPPTTTTTTPNWPTIPGITLPDPPAWWPTLPDTEATPPVDPTEANPGGGLGPGESGGENPTTPETPGSGSTETEITTPGGGDPTTKPGEPNTSLPENGPATTPDREPAPVG; this comes from the coding sequence ATGAGTTGTTCACTGGGAATTTCCACTGGATCTTCCGGTGTCTATTCAGCACTCGTCGACACCGATACCAGCACAAACGCGCCAGGCGCCGTGCCTGCCGAGACTCGCTTCGTCTCGGCGGATCAGGCCAATTCCAACGTCGGTGACCTTGTCAGAGCATCCATCAAGCTGATGACGACGCAGGTAACGGACGGATCTGAAGCGCCGCGCTCGATCGGTGTCAGCTATCGCACGGACGATCAACTCGCGAGCATCAGGTCATCTCTTTCGCGCTCGCCGAAGCAGGTCCGTGCAATCCCCGAACCTGCCGCCGTACACGCGTATCTCGCCGAGACAGGGAAAACCGAGCGGTACGACACGACAGCTCAGGTGGACGTCGGCGATCAAGGTCTGACGGTGTCCGTCGTCGACCACACCGGTGAAGTTCTGCACTCCGACCGTATAGACGCCCTCGCAGGGGCCGGAATCGACCGGGCATTGGTCGACTTCGTGACGGAGAAGGCGCCAGGGCACTTGCGCCGGTACACCGACGCGGAACTTCTTGCCGCCCGGTGCCATGTCGCCAAAGAGCAACTGTCCACGTCCACCAAGGTGACCATCGACCTTCCGATCGACGCGATGGCGATCACGCGCGACGAGTTCGAGGCCATCATCGCCCCGGATATCGAGCGCGCCGTCACCTTCATCCGTGAAGTCGTGAAGGGCTCACCGCGGCCCGTCGGTGCCGTTGTACTCATCGGAGGTGGCGCACATATTCCGGCCGTGCGGTCCGCCGTCGCCGCTGCCGTCGACGTCCCCATGGTCGAGATCGTCGAGCCCGAGACTGCGGCAACCAAAGGTGCTGCACTCCTAGCAGATTCGATCACCGCAATTCGTTTCCCGCTGCTGGGCTCCGGAAGTGACCAGCGCTCGGGATCCACCGCCAAGGTATCGGGAGCGTTGATCGGTGCGCTCGTGGTCGGCGGACTGGTACTCGGTTACGGCGCAAAGGAATTGGTGCCGACCGACGACACCGCGGTCTCGCCCGTCGGAACCGGGTCGACCACGACGACGGTGAGCCCCGAAGCGACACCGAGCACCGGATCGACGATCATTCCGTCTCATGATCCTCTGCCTTCGGTAGCCGGCAGCACGTATCCTCGGTACGGGTATCCCACCACCCCGTTCGACTCGCAGCCTTACGACACGCACTCGTACACAACGCATCAGTACACACTTCCGCCTGCGCCGATCCCGGACACCTCGACGACAACCACGCCGCCGACCACGACAACGACCACTCCGAATTGGCCGACCATTCCCGGAATCACGCTGCCCGATCCACCGGCGTGGTGGCCGACGCTACCGGACACCGAGGCGACGCCCCCGGTCGATCCGACCGAGGCAAACCCCGGCGGCGGTCTCGGCCCGGGTGAGAGCGGCGGCGAGAACCCGACGACGCCGGAGACTCCTGGATCCGGTTCCACCGAAACCGAAATCACTACCCCTGGTGGTGGTGATCCGACGACGAAGCCCGGTGAACCGAATACCTCGCTGCCCGAAAACGGTCCCGCGACCACACCGGATCGGGAACCGGCCCCGGTCGGCTGA
- a CDS encoding TIGR03767 family metallophosphoesterase encodes MTNINRRSFLTFAGLGAVGAVSLGKPWGLQYAGASTIPTSGPGTTLESVSTPVSSSGYTKLTAGPGWANIVRSELAEPKSGREDRRTALASLVQLTDVHIVDAQSPMRFEYVHQITGSAFRPQETLTAHGLISLVRRVNSIGSGPHTSRPFDAVVTTGDNTDNKEFAELDWFLTSLNGGTVVANTGAKDRYEGVQNSGADLYWNPESPMLDMYKKAGFPEIPDFFGAAFTPVSSPGLNTPWYCVFGNHDDSVSGTVPSGIPPLEAMYTGSLKFEVPGSPEQAKQIDVATKFDPSAIPGILSAFTTPPRQVTPDPSRAPFTPRQFIAAHLDPAHTGPGPVGHGFAPDAGETGIGYYSFEIAPGVVGISMDSTNRAGLVDGSLGAAQFQWIENTLRAGSSTYYDAAGSRVTESRGDTYFVLFSHHTSDTMDNLIPDPENVLEPRLRGSQLLDLLHRFPNVLAWVNGHTHENKITPWPGATPEQGFWEINTASHIDYPQLGRIIEIADNHDGTVSLLATLFEAESPNSVDYSDKSAAGLASLYRELSFNDIHRDPKLTGTGVDQNVELLVHTGR; translated from the coding sequence GTGACGAACATCAATCGCCGTAGTTTTCTGACCTTCGCCGGACTCGGCGCCGTCGGCGCGGTCAGCCTTGGCAAGCCGTGGGGCCTGCAATATGCAGGCGCGTCGACCATTCCGACGTCAGGTCCTGGCACCACTCTCGAGTCCGTGTCCACCCCCGTCAGCAGTAGCGGCTACACCAAGCTCACCGCCGGACCCGGTTGGGCGAACATCGTGCGCAGCGAGTTGGCCGAGCCGAAGTCGGGACGCGAGGACCGACGCACCGCGCTCGCCTCACTCGTGCAGTTGACCGACGTCCACATCGTCGACGCCCAGTCCCCCATGCGATTTGAGTACGTCCACCAGATCACCGGCTCGGCGTTCCGTCCCCAGGAGACCCTGACAGCACACGGGCTGATTTCACTTGTCCGCCGGGTCAATTCGATCGGCAGTGGCCCGCACACGTCGCGACCCTTCGATGCCGTCGTCACCACCGGCGACAACACGGACAACAAGGAATTCGCCGAACTCGACTGGTTCCTCACCTCACTCAACGGCGGAACCGTCGTCGCCAACACCGGTGCCAAGGACCGCTACGAGGGTGTACAGAACTCGGGTGCCGATCTCTACTGGAACCCCGAGTCACCGATGCTCGACATGTACAAGAAGGCCGGATTCCCGGAGATCCCCGATTTCTTCGGTGCCGCTTTCACGCCCGTGTCGAGCCCCGGCCTGAACACCCCTTGGTACTGCGTGTTCGGCAACCACGACGACTCGGTGTCCGGCACGGTGCCCAGCGGCATCCCGCCGCTCGAAGCGATGTACACGGGATCTCTCAAATTCGAGGTGCCCGGTTCACCGGAGCAGGCCAAGCAGATCGACGTCGCCACCAAGTTCGATCCCAGTGCGATACCCGGAATCCTGTCCGCCTTCACGACGCCGCCGCGCCAGGTCACCCCCGACCCGTCGCGCGCGCCGTTCACACCGCGACAGTTCATCGCCGCACATCTTGATCCCGCGCACACCGGTCCCGGCCCCGTCGGACACGGTTTCGCCCCCGACGCCGGCGAAACCGGTATCGGTTACTACTCGTTCGAGATCGCACCGGGCGTCGTCGGCATCAGCATGGACTCCACCAACCGCGCGGGCCTCGTCGACGGTTCGCTGGGCGCCGCTCAGTTCCAGTGGATCGAGAACACCCTGCGCGCCGGCAGCAGCACCTACTACGACGCCGCGGGCTCTCGCGTCACCGAGTCGCGAGGTGACACGTATTTCGTGCTGTTCAGTCACCACACGAGCGACACGATGGACAATCTCATTCCCGACCCCGAGAACGTCCTCGAGCCACGCCTGCGCGGTTCACAGCTTCTCGACTTGCTGCATCGTTTCCCGAACGTACTTGCCTGGGTCAACGGACACACCCACGAGAACAAGATCACCCCGTGGCCCGGCGCGACCCCCGAGCAGGGCTTCTGGGAGATCAACACCGCCTCGCACATCGACTACCCGCAACTCGGACGCATCATCGAGATCGCGGACAACCATGACGGAACGGTGTCGTTGCTTGCGACGCTCTTCGAGGCGGAGAGTCCCAATTCCGTCGACTACAGCGACAAGTCGGCAGCCGGGCTCGCCTCGCTGTACCGCGAACTGTCGTTCAACGACATCCACCGCGACCCGAAGCTGACGGGTACCGGCGTCGACCAGAACGTCGAATTGTTGGTCCACACCGGACGATGA
- a CDS encoding anti-sigma factor has translation MDEELIDYAYAYAIDALDLDERREVDKRLAASDSATHAEFDAQVRLTAETMAAMTVVDAVEPPPSLRSSVLASIAEQAAAPNAPVSLAERRNRRRPWTVALAAAAAVAILVGGIGIGRTLSDNTPPQNPASEIMAAPDVHATTREIPGGGSATTLFSPSEDAAVLVMNDVTPPSPDTVYQMWLVPGDTDDTTMIPMGTMAPGDVKPTTQVVLDGIGPNTKLAFTVEPPGGSQQPTSEPFATIPLI, from the coding sequence ATGGACGAAGAGCTGATCGACTACGCGTACGCCTACGCGATCGATGCGTTGGACCTCGACGAGCGCCGTGAGGTCGACAAACGACTTGCCGCTTCGGACTCCGCGACCCACGCCGAATTCGACGCCCAGGTCCGGCTCACCGCCGAAACCATGGCCGCGATGACCGTCGTCGACGCCGTCGAGCCCCCGCCGTCGCTGCGCAGCAGCGTCCTTGCCTCGATCGCAGAGCAGGCCGCTGCTCCCAATGCCCCCGTTTCGCTGGCCGAGCGCCGTAACCGTCGACGCCCGTGGACCGTGGCTCTTGCGGCGGCCGCCGCAGTCGCAATCCTGGTCGGCGGCATCGGAATCGGGCGCACGCTGTCCGACAACACGCCGCCGCAGAACCCCGCGTCCGAAATCATGGCAGCACCCGACGTTCATGCCACGACGCGTGAAATCCCGGGCGGCGGTAGTGCCACGACGCTGTTCTCGCCCTCCGAAGACGCCGCAGTCCTCGTGATGAACGATGTGACTCCCCCGAGTCCGGATACCGTCTACCAGATGTGGCTGGTGCCGGGCGACACCGACGACACCACGATGATCCCGATGGGGACGATGGCTCCGGGCGACGTCAAACCCACTACCCAGGTGGTGCTCGACGGCATCGGTCCGAATACGAAGTTGGCGTTCACTGTCGAACCGCCCGGCGGATCGCAGCAGCCGACGAGCGAGCCGTTCGCAACGATCCCGCTCATCTGA
- a CDS encoding sigma-70 family RNA polymerase sigma factor, translating to MHATVVRDEARQLFVSEPDHASDAADACPTDNSAARTARIAESRELAVILANVAGGDQSAFAEFYDRTSSRVYGMVLRVLRDPGFSEEAVQEVYLQAWKSADSFDPAKGSALSWLLTLAHRRAVDRVRSEQSSSDRQALYDTTNATPEFDVVSDEVTRRDEHRAVTDCLETLTDTQRQSVTLAYYGGRTYREVAEDLGVAIPTIKSRIRDGLLRLRGCLGVM from the coding sequence ATGCACGCTACGGTTGTACGCGATGAAGCGAGACAACTCTTCGTGAGCGAGCCAGACCATGCGTCGGATGCGGCCGACGCATGCCCGACGGACAATTCTGCGGCCCGCACCGCGCGCATCGCGGAATCACGCGAGCTGGCAGTGATCCTCGCGAACGTCGCCGGTGGCGACCAGAGCGCCTTCGCCGAGTTCTACGACCGAACCAGCTCCCGTGTGTACGGCATGGTTCTTCGTGTACTCCGTGATCCAGGTTTCTCCGAGGAAGCGGTCCAAGAGGTCTACCTCCAAGCCTGGAAATCAGCCGACAGCTTCGACCCCGCCAAGGGGTCCGCGCTCTCCTGGCTCCTGACACTTGCCCACCGGCGCGCAGTGGATCGCGTGCGCTCAGAACAGTCGAGTTCGGATCGACAGGCTCTCTACGACACCACCAATGCCACTCCCGAGTTCGACGTCGTCAGCGACGAAGTGACACGAAGAGACGAGCATCGTGCTGTCACCGACTGTCTCGAAACGCTGACGGACACTCAGCGCCAATCGGTGACTCTCGCCTATTACGGCGGCCGAACGTACCGCGAGGTGGCCGAAGATCTCGGCGTGGCGATTCCCACGATCAAGTCGCGAATTCGCGACGGACTACTGCGCCTACGTGGATGTTTGGGGGTGATGTGA
- the groES gene encoding co-chaperone GroES: MASVNIKPLEDKILVQANEAETTTASGLVIPDTAKEKPQEGTVVAVGEGRVNEQGNRIPVDVKEGDTVIYSKYGGTEIKYAGQEYLILSARDVLAVVSK; encoded by the coding sequence GTGGCGAGCGTCAACATCAAGCCGCTCGAGGACAAGATCCTCGTCCAGGCCAACGAGGCTGAAACGACGACGGCTTCCGGCCTGGTCATTCCTGACACAGCCAAGGAAAAGCCCCAGGAGGGCACCGTCGTTGCAGTCGGCGAAGGCCGCGTCAACGAGCAGGGCAACCGCATCCCGGTCGACGTCAAGGAGGGTGACACGGTCATCTACTCCAAGTACGGCGGAACCGAGATCAAGTACGCCGGCCAGGAATACCTGATCCTGTCGGCACGCGACGTGCTGGCTGTCGTCTCCAAGTAA
- a CDS encoding potassium channel family protein — protein MRKKGDSPHIDRERRRALIRGAVLRPTLTVIAFGCAYFFLPWIDVHTASAIFLLIGGGAAVLAVTTWQVWRILRSDVPSLQAVEAVAVVMPTYLLLVSITYFSVEHASPGSFTEPLSRMAALYFSLSVFSTVGFGDIAAQTDLARGLVSLQIVCNLVLIGFGVRFVVAAVSWAKAHRSPSSGPEIT, from the coding sequence ATGCGGAAAAAAGGCGATTCTCCCCACATCGACCGGGAACGACGACGCGCGCTGATCCGTGGTGCAGTGCTTCGACCCACGCTGACGGTGATCGCCTTCGGATGCGCGTATTTCTTTCTGCCGTGGATCGATGTACATACCGCCAGTGCAATCTTCCTCTTGATCGGTGGAGGCGCCGCGGTACTTGCCGTGACCACCTGGCAGGTGTGGCGAATTCTGCGTTCCGATGTGCCATCTCTGCAGGCGGTCGAAGCTGTGGCGGTGGTGATGCCGACGTACTTGTTGTTGGTGTCCATCACTTATTTTTCGGTCGAGCATGCAAGCCCTGGCAGTTTCACCGAACCGCTGTCGCGTATGGCGGCGCTGTACTTTTCGTTGTCCGTCTTCTCGACAGTCGGATTCGGTGACATCGCCGCGCAGACGGACCTTGCCCGGGGGCTCGTGAGCCTCCAGATCGTCTGCAATCTGGTGTTGATCGGATTCGGCGTTCGATTCGTCGTTGCCGCAGTGTCGTGGGCGAAAGCGCACCGCTCGCCTTCGAGCGGACCTGAAATCACCTAG
- the groL gene encoding chaperonin GroEL (60 kDa chaperone family; promotes refolding of misfolded polypeptides especially under stressful conditions; forms two stacked rings of heptamers to form a barrel-shaped 14mer; ends can be capped by GroES; misfolded proteins enter the barrel where they are refolded when GroES binds), translated as MSKQIAFNETARRALEAGVDKLADAVKVTLGPRGRHVVLAKAFGGPTVTNDGVSIAREIELEDPFENLGAQLVKSVATKTNDVAGDGTTTATVLAQAIVRGGLKNIAAGANPMALGVGINAAADKVVEELLAAATPVEGEKSIAQVATVSSRDEEIGKLVGEALTRVGTDGVVTVEESSTVATELVVTEGVQFDKGYLSPYFVTDIDAQKAVYEDALILLFREKISSLPDFLPLLEKVAESGKPLLIIAEDVEGEVLSTLVVNSIRKTIKAVAVKAPFFGDRRKAFLDDLAVVTAGTVINTDVGLSLKEAGLELLGSARRVVVTKDETVIVDGAGTADDIATRVAQLRREIENTDSDWDREKLEERLAKLSGGVAVIKVGAATETDLKERKFRVEDAVNAAKAAVSEGIVPGGGSALVQAGTALIGNLGLTGDEATGVAVVREALNAPLFWISSNAGIDGSVVVSKVAEMTKGEGFNAATLTYGNLLADGVVDPVKVTRSAVVNAASVARMILTTESAVVEKPTEEVADTGHGHSH; from the coding sequence ATGTCCAAGCAAATTGCGTTCAACGAGACCGCACGCCGCGCTCTCGAAGCCGGAGTCGACAAGCTTGCCGACGCCGTCAAGGTGACCTTGGGCCCGCGTGGACGCCACGTCGTGCTCGCCAAGGCATTCGGCGGCCCCACCGTCACCAACGACGGTGTGAGCATCGCCCGTGAGATCGAGCTCGAAGATCCCTTCGAGAACCTCGGCGCACAGCTCGTCAAGAGCGTCGCCACCAAGACCAACGATGTTGCCGGCGACGGCACCACCACCGCGACCGTTCTGGCCCAGGCCATCGTCCGCGGCGGACTCAAGAACATCGCAGCGGGCGCGAACCCGATGGCTCTCGGCGTCGGCATCAACGCCGCAGCCGACAAGGTCGTCGAGGAACTGCTCGCCGCAGCCACCCCCGTCGAGGGCGAGAAGTCGATCGCTCAGGTCGCCACCGTCTCCTCGCGTGACGAAGAGATCGGCAAGCTCGTCGGCGAGGCACTCACCCGTGTCGGAACCGACGGCGTCGTGACGGTCGAGGAATCCTCCACCGTTGCAACCGAACTCGTTGTCACCGAAGGTGTTCAGTTCGACAAGGGCTACCTCTCGCCCTACTTCGTCACCGACATCGATGCGCAGAAGGCCGTCTACGAAGACGCGCTGATCCTGCTCTTCCGCGAGAAGATCAGCTCACTTCCCGACTTCCTTCCGCTGCTCGAGAAGGTTGCCGAATCCGGCAAGCCGCTCTTGATCATCGCCGAGGACGTCGAGGGTGAAGTTCTCTCCACCCTCGTGGTCAACTCCATCCGCAAGACCATCAAGGCCGTCGCCGTCAAGGCGCCGTTCTTCGGTGATCGTCGCAAGGCATTCCTCGACGACCTCGCAGTCGTCACGGCAGGCACCGTCATCAACACCGACGTCGGCCTCTCGCTCAAGGAAGCCGGCCTCGAGCTGCTCGGCAGCGCTCGCCGCGTTGTCGTCACCAAGGACGAGACGGTCATCGTCGACGGTGCAGGCACCGCTGACGACATCGCGACCCGCGTTGCGCAGCTGCGTCGCGAGATCGAGAACACCGATTCGGATTGGGACCGCGAGAAGCTCGAAGAGCGTCTGGCGAAGCTGTCCGGCGGCGTGGCCGTCATCAAGGTCGGCGCAGCCACCGAAACCGATCTGAAGGAACGCAAGTTCCGCGTCGAGGATGCGGTCAACGCAGCCAAGGCAGCAGTTTCCGAGGGCATCGTCCCCGGTGGCGGATCGGCTCTCGTTCAGGCCGGTACGGCTCTGATCGGGAACCTCGGCTTGACGGGTGACGAGGCCACCGGCGTTGCCGTGGTCCGCGAAGCCCTCAACGCTCCGTTGTTCTGGATCTCCAGCAACGCAGGCATCGACGGTTCCGTCGTTGTCAGCAAGGTCGCCGAGATGACCAAGGGCGAAGGCTTCAACGCTGCCACCCTCACCTACGGCAACCTGCTTGCCGACGGCGTCGTCGACCCGGTCAAGGTCACTCGCTCGGCAGTGGTCAACGCCGCTTCCGTCGCGCGCATGATCCTCACGACCGAGAGCGCCGTCGTCGAGAAGCCGACCGAGGAAGTTGCCGACACCGGACACGGTCACAGCCACTGA